AACACGTCTTCGTGCTCAGCTCCGAACTTCAGCAGAACTATCGGCTCGACTGGGATGAGGAGGAGCGGGTCGCCGACGCCGTCGCGCGGCTGCGGGCCGCCTACGAGCGCGGTGTGCGCACGCTGGTCGACGTGACGGCCATCGGGCAGGGACGCTACATCCCGCGGATCGCCAGGATCGCGGCCCAGAGCCCGGTGAACATCCTGGTCGCCACCGGGGTCTACGCCTACCGTGAGATTCCGCCGTACTTCTTCTATCAGGGCCCCGGCACCCTCTTCGGCGGCCCGGACCCGATGACGGAGATGTTCATCCGGGACATCACCGAGGGCATCGGCGACACCGGCGTCCGGGCCGCGGTGATCAAGGCCGCGCACGAGGACGCGGAGCTGTCGCCCGCCACCGAGGAGATCCTGCGCGCCGCGGCGCAGGCACAGCGCGCCACCGGGGTGCCCATCACGACCCACACGAACTCGGTGGTCGGCAACGGCGGTCAGGTCCTGGACCTGCTGGTCGCCGAGGGCGTCGACCCCTCCCGAGTGATCATCGGGCATTCCGGGGACACCGAGGACGTCGACTACCTGCTGCGGCTGGTCGACGGCGGCTGCTATCTGGGCATGGACCGCTTCGGCATGGACCCGATCGCCTCCCTGGAGCAGCGGATCGCCGTGGTCGCCGAGCTGGCCCGGCGCGGCCATGCCGATCGGATGGTGCTCTCCCATGACACCTGCTGCTTCATCGACTATCTCGCACCGGAGAGACGGCCCGAGCTGTTCCCCCGATGGGAGTACACCCACATCCACGACGACGTCATCCCCGCCTTACGTCGGCTGGGGGTCACCGACTCCGACGTCCACACGATGCTCGTCGAGAATCCGCGCCGCATCTTCGCGGGCGGGTCGCCTTCCGTACCGACCCCCGCGCCCGGCCTGGTGACCGCGGTCCCCGACACACCGTGACGGCGGTACTCACCCTCGACGCCCAGTCCGCCGCGGCACGCGGCACCGAAGTGAGAGGACAATCGTGAACGCTGACAGCAGCACGCCGACCGTTCCCGTCGCCGGATCGCCCGCCCACCGTCGCGCGCTGGGGCGCAGCGGCCTAGAGGTCACCGCCCTCGGCCTGGGCTGCATGGGAATGAGCTGGGTCTACGACGAGAGCTCGCGAGACGACGCGGAGTCGGTGCGCGTCATCCAGGCGGCCGTCGACAACGGCGTCACGCTGATCGACACCGCCGACCTCTACGGGCCGTTCACCAACGAGGTCCTGGTGGGCAAGGCTCTGCGGGGCAGGCGCGACGAGGTCACGCTGGCCACCAAGTGCGGGCTGGTGCCCGACATGACGCTGTACCCGAGGACCGTCAAGGTCACGCCGAACGGGACTCCGGAGCACATCCGGGCCTCGATCGACGGCAGCCTCAGCAGGCTCGGGGTGGATCACGTCGACCTGTACCAGCTGCACCGCGTCGATCCCGAGGTGCCGATCGAGGAGAGCTGGGGTGCCATGGCGGAGCTCCAGGCCGAGGGCAAGGCGGTCCACATCGGACTGTCGGAGGCGGGGGTCGCCGATCTCGAGCGGGCGGCGGCCGTCGCGCCGATCGCCACCCTCCAGTCGGAGCTGTCGCTGTGGTCGCGGGACACCCTGGCCGAGGTGCTGCCCTGGTGCACGGCTCACGGCGTCGGCTTCATCGCGTTCTCCCCGCTGGGTCGGGGCTTCCTCGCGGGGGCGGTGCGGGAGACGAGCACGCTGTCGGACACCGACTTCCGCGCGGCCATGCCCCGGTTCCAGGACGGCGCACTACAGCAGAACCTCCGCATCCTGGCGGGTGTCGAGGCGGTGGCGAAGCGGCACGACGCCGCGCCCTCGCAGGTGGCGCTGGCCTGGGTGCTGGCCCAGGACCCGGGCCTCGTCGCGATCCCCGGCTGCACCGTGGTGGGGCACCTCACCGAGAACCTCGGCGCGCTGGGCATCGAACTCACCCCCGGCGACCTGGCCGAGCTGGACGGGCTGCCCGCGCCGGTCGGCACCCGCTTCTGATCCGGCCCGCCGGGCGGCGGATGCCGCTCGTCCGGCCCGACGCCCGCGCCGGGGTTCGACGGGCCGCCGCGGCGCGCGTGCCGTCGCCGCGTATCGGCGACGGCACGGCGGCGGGCGCTCGGCGCGTTTCCTCGGGGACGAGTCCCGATCGCACCGAATGGTGCGCACGACACCGCCCGAGCAGGCCTTGTAGTCCGCTCCATCCACGACACCCGGCTGCCGCCGGACAGGGAGGACGCCCGATGCTTCGAACGACGGTGCAGGACGCCACCGGATCGCCGGTGGTGCTGGTGGACTCGGTGAGTTCCCTGAGCGTGGACGATCGGGGGGCGGTGGCGGTCACCGGCTCGCACGGGGGCAGCAGCTCGGCGGAATGGGGAACCCGGTTCCTGCCCGGCCTGATCTTCTTCAACGACGCGGGCATGGGCAAGGACCGCGCGGGGGCGGCGGCCCTTGACCTGCTCGACGCGGCCGAGACCGCCTGCGCGGTCGTCGACAACGACACGGCGCGGATCGGCGACGCCGACGACACGTGGCACCACGGCGTGGTGTCCTCGGTGAACCGCGCGGCGGCGGCACGCGGAGTCGCCGCAGGCCAGACCGTGCGCGACGCGACGGCCGCGTGGCACACCAGCGGGGTGATCGCGGGCCGCTGACCCCGCATCGCCTCCGATCGCGCCGGTCGCCCTCCCCTCCCCCAGTCGGGCGACCGGCGCACTACGCTGCTCCGGCGAGGGAGGACTCCCGCACCGCCCGCCTCGGCGGAGGAACACCGACTCGACGCGACGCAGGCAGGGAGCGACAACCGGTGAGCCGTAACGGAACCGCCCGCACCAGCACGGGCGGGTTCATCCAGCACATCGAGATCGACCCGGCGTCGGACACCGGCCGCTACCCCTTCACCCTCCCCGTCGTCCGGCACCTCACCCGCCGCCGTGAACTGGCTCTGCATCCGAGCGTGACGTTCCTGGTCGGCGACAACGGGACGGGGAAGTCCACCCTCGTCGAGGCGGTCGCCGTCGCGGCCGGGTTCAATGCCGAGGGCGGCACCCAGTCGTTCCGCTTCGCCACCCGGGCGAGCGAATCGTCACTGGGCGATCACCTGAATCTGCGCTGGGGAACCAGAAAGCCGCGCACCGGGTTCTTCCTGCGCGCCGAGAGCTTCTACAACGTCGCCTCGGAGATCGAGCGTCTCGGGGTCGGGAACGCCTACGGCGGGGTGCCGCTGCACGAGCGTTCGCACGGCGAGTCGTTCCTCGACGTGGTGACCCACCGCTTCGGACCCGACGGCCTCTACGTCTTAGACGAGCCGGAGGCCGCGCTGTCGGTGCGCGGCACGCTGGCGCTGATCACGCGCATCAGCGACCTGACCAGGCAGGGCTGTCAGTTCCTCATCGCGACGCACTCACCGATCCTGCCGGCCGTGCCCGGTGCGCGGATCCTCCAGATCGACTCGGACGGCGAGATCGACGAGGTGGGCTACGACGAGGCCGAGCCGGTGACCCTGACCCGAGCCTTTCTCGCACAGCCTGCGGGATTCCTGCGGCATCTGTTCGAAGAATGAGGGCGGGCGCGTAGCGCCAAGGGAGTTCGACATCTCTCATGGGGAGAACAACCCTCCGGAGCTGACAACCGTCCCTCGCCCGCTCCGCGACGAGAGACGTTCGCTCGCATCCTCGCCCGGATCGTCGCCGACGAGGCACCACGACTGTTCGCGGTCGTCCAGGAGTACGGCGAGCGGGCCGACGCCCGCATCGCGGCCTGGGGGTTCGCCTTTCCCGACCATGCCGAACTGGTCTCCGCCGACCGCTCCTGCCGCATGACCCTGGGGCGGCCAGAGAACGCCCTGCTGGGTTTCCGCCACTCGGACCACCACATCGACGCGCGCATCGTCTGGCACGACCCCGCCATGGCCACCGCTCTCGACGAGATCGACGAGGGCGACGAGCCCGCCGTCGTCTGAGGCACGGAACAGGACGGCGCGAGGACGGGAATCCGGCGGCGGGGACCCGCGCAGGCGGAGAAGGCGGAGCAGAACGCACGGTCCCTCGGGGATCGCGGCCGGCGCCGTGGCGCGCGCTCGGCGTGCCGACGGCGCCCGGCCCCGTCATCCGACGGCCACCTCAGCGTTCCGCTGCCGAGGTGACCACCGGGTTGAGCGCACGTCGCTTCGCCGAAGTCGACGTCGCCATTCCCGACGCGCCATTCCCGACGCGCCATTCCCGACTCGCCATTCCCGACTCGCCATTCCCGACCGCACCTCACCCAGCCGCCGCCACCCGCCCCGACTCGCCGAGCAGCGCCGCCGCCCACCGGCACGCCGCGTCCAGCTCCGACGCCCTGCCGCGCGCCGCGACCACGCCGTCCGGGCGCAGCAGCACGAAGGCCGTCCTGGCACAGCCGGGCAGTCGCGACCACACGCCACGCGCGGGCAGCACCCGCACCGACGGCGCCGGGCTCGGGCACGACACGCCCTCGGTCAGCAGCGTCCAGCGGAGGTCTCGCTCCTCGTCGTGCGGCGACGACAGGATCGGCCCGGCCGCGGTGCCGACCCGCAGCGCGCCGCGGTCCTCGCCCGCCGACGGGCGCAGCAGCGCCGTGGACTCCTCGGGCCGGTAACGCCACCGCCTGCCCGCCATGATCGGCAGATAGCCGCGCTCGATCAGGCCGATCCGGTCCGCCGCGCGGAACAGCAGGTCGCGCCCGGCCACCACCGCCGGGTTGCGGGCCATCCAGGCCTGCGTCTGGATGTCGGTGTCGCGCACGACCTGCGCCGCCACCGCGTGCCGCTCCGGCCCGTAGCTGGCGAGCAGCGTCGGCGGCGCGTCGCCTCGGATCACCGAGGCGAGCTTCCACGCCAGGTTGTGGCCGTCCTGAAGTCCGGTGTTGAGGCCCTGTCCCCCCGCCGGGCTGTGCACGTGAGCGGCGTCGCCCACCAGGAACACCCGGCCGAGCTGGAAGCGGTCGGCCTGCCTTCGATGCACCCGGAATCCGCTGAGCCATTGCGGATCGACGAGCCGGATGCCGCCGGGGCCGCGTTCGTCGACGAGTCGTTGGATCAGCGGCAGGTCCACCTCTCCGGTCTGCTGCTCCGGCGGCGCACTGGCGAAGAAGCGGAACAGCCCGTCGGGCAGTGCGACCACCACCAGGACCCCCGAGGGCGACTGGAAGTAGTGCGCCTCGTCCGGCGCCAGGTCACCGGCCACCCGCGCGTCACCGAGGACGAAACGGCTGGCATAGGTGGAGCCGGTGAAGGCGAGCCCGAGCTGCGCGCGCACCGCGCTGCCCGCCCCGTCCGCGCCGACGAGCCAGTCGGCCGTGCAGCGCTCCACCGTGCCGTCGGCGTGCTCCAGGACGGCGGTGACGCCGTCGGTGGCGGTCGGGTCGCCGGAGAAGTCCAGCCGATCCAGCGCCAGCAGCCGCACGCCGTACTCGATCCGCCCGCCCAGCCCGGCCAGCGTCTCCCGAAGGATGTCCTCGGTGTAGCGCTGGGGCAGCGCCCTGG
This genomic stretch from Actinoalloteichus hoggarensis harbors:
- a CDS encoding phosphotriesterase family protein, with protein sequence MSTVPTARGSVPVAELGPTLMHEHVFVLSSELQQNYRLDWDEEERVADAVARLRAAYERGVRTLVDVTAIGQGRYIPRIARIAAQSPVNILVATGVYAYREIPPYFFYQGPGTLFGGPDPMTEMFIRDITEGIGDTGVRAAVIKAAHEDAELSPATEEILRAAAQAQRATGVPITTHTNSVVGNGGQVLDLLVAEGVDPSRVIIGHSGDTEDVDYLLRLVDGGCYLGMDRFGMDPIASLEQRIAVVAELARRGHADRMVLSHDTCCFIDYLAPERRPELFPRWEYTHIHDDVIPALRRLGVTDSDVHTMLVENPRRIFAGGSPSVPTPAPGLVTAVPDTP
- a CDS encoding aldo/keto reductase translates to MNADSSTPTVPVAGSPAHRRALGRSGLEVTALGLGCMGMSWVYDESSRDDAESVRVIQAAVDNGVTLIDTADLYGPFTNEVLVGKALRGRRDEVTLATKCGLVPDMTLYPRTVKVTPNGTPEHIRASIDGSLSRLGVDHVDLYQLHRVDPEVPIEESWGAMAELQAEGKAVHIGLSEAGVADLERAAAVAPIATLQSELSLWSRDTLAEVLPWCTAHGVGFIAFSPLGRGFLAGAVRETSTLSDTDFRAAMPRFQDGALQQNLRILAGVEAVAKRHDAAPSQVALAWVLAQDPGLVAIPGCTVVGHLTENLGALGIELTPGDLAELDGLPAPVGTRF
- a CDS encoding ABC transporter ATP-binding protein, which translates into the protein MSRNGTARTSTGGFIQHIEIDPASDTGRYPFTLPVVRHLTRRRELALHPSVTFLVGDNGTGKSTLVEAVAVAAGFNAEGGTQSFRFATRASESSLGDHLNLRWGTRKPRTGFFLRAESFYNVASEIERLGVGNAYGGVPLHERSHGESFLDVVTHRFGPDGLYVLDEPEAALSVRGTLALITRISDLTRQGCQFLIATHSPILPAVPGARILQIDSDGEIDEVGYDEAEPVTLTRAFLAQPAGFLRHLFEE
- a CDS encoding FAD-dependent monooxygenase, producing MDDQERPEVLLIGAGPSGLLTACELLRRGVRVRLVDAAPAPVAYSKALLLWPRTVDVFEGLGAGPAVEKYSVRINSFRYYSSRRQLADVRFPPELAARALPQRYTEDILRETLAGLGGRIEYGVRLLALDRLDFSGDPTATDGVTAVLEHADGTVERCTADWLVGADGAGSAVRAQLGLAFTGSTYASRFVLGDARVAGDLAPDEAHYFQSPSGVLVVVALPDGLFRFFASAPPEQQTGEVDLPLIQRLVDERGPGGIRLVDPQWLSGFRVHRRQADRFQLGRVFLVGDAAHVHSPAGGQGLNTGLQDGHNLAWKLASVIRGDAPPTLLASYGPERHAVAAQVVRDTDIQTQAWMARNPAVVAGRDLLFRAADRIGLIERGYLPIMAGRRWRYRPEESTALLRPSAGEDRGALRVGTAAGPILSSPHDEERDLRWTLLTEGVSCPSPAPSVRVLPARGVWSRLPGCARTAFVLLRPDGVVAARGRASELDAACRWAAALLGESGRVAAAG